In the Helianthus annuus cultivar XRQ/B chromosome 11, HanXRQr2.0-SUNRISE, whole genome shotgun sequence genome, one interval contains:
- the LOC110942280 gene encoding uncharacterized protein LOC110942280, whose protein sequence is MEQIQKKRITRKGVTQLPLVLSVSLFSCLFAYYYYYDYYCSVLTSYVDLVYPIELLLTQRVDKTYVFLICNGILVVLVKTSGSLISQSSFDLKEHIYIKNIHDALETQYEDNLVEDEELVIKVDGIEEDVKFVIENDGETIEELNKKFDEFIRKRKEEIRSNGEQLPMLSYN, encoded by the coding sequence ATGGAGCAAATTCAGAAGAAAAGAATAACAAGAAAGGGTGTCACACAATTACCTTTGGTGTTATCGGTTTCCTTGTTTTCATGCTTGTTTGCCTACTACTACTATTACGATTACTATTGTTCTGTCTTGACAAGTTATGTTGATCTGGTGTATCCTATTGAGTTACTTTTGACACAGCGTGTGGACAAGACGTACGTGTTTCTTATATGCAACGGGATATTAGTGGTGTTAGTCAAAACGTCCGGTTCCTTAATCTCTCAATCAAGCTTTGACCTTAAGGAACACATCTACATCAAGAACATCCATGACGCGTTAGAAACACAATATGAGGACAATCTGGTGGAGGATGAAGAATTGGTGATTAAGGTGGATGGAATTGAAGAAGATGTAAAATTTGTAATAGAGAATGATGGAGAGACCATAGAAGAATTAAACAAGAAATTTGATGAGTTTATAAGGAAGAGGAAGGAAGAAATTAGGAGCAATGGTGAACAACTTCCAATGCTTAGTTATAATTGA
- the LOC110944167 gene encoding uncharacterized protein LOC110944167 produces the protein MVGVYSVELDAEKNLFKISGEVNPNILLKAVLSTGEHAELVTVKMKHPQLRQRTYNYGSYGPTNGYHLPYYRDAGYSNRSLANYPYYETNGHNYYPYSLPRDPPLIDYPSSYNNYYTTTSDYQYPPPRATYVPSYPPQEYDQYDNFDSISPCTIV, from the coding sequence ATGGTAGGAGTTTATTCGGTCGAATTGGACGCTGAGAAAAACTTGTTTAAAATATCCGGAGAAGTTAATCCAAACATACTATTAAAGGCGGTATTGAGTACAGGCGAGCATGCTGAGCTTGTTACGGTTAAAATGAAGCACCCACAACTAAGACAAAGAACCTACAATTATGGTTCATACGGTCCAACAAACGGTTATCATCTGCCTTATTATAGAGATGCCGGTTATAGCAATAGGTCACTGGCTAACTATCCTTATTATGAAACTAATGGTCATAATTACTACCCTTATAGCCTGCCACGTGACCCGCCCCTAATTGACTACCCGTCTTCTTACAATAACTATTACACCACCACCAGTGACTACCAATATCCACCGCCACGGGCCACCTATGTGCCGTCATACCCACCGCAAGAATATGACCAGTATGATAATTTTGATAGCATCAGCCCTTGCACTATCGTGTGA
- the LOC110942279 gene encoding meiotic recombination protein SPO11-1: MERKHSNSRSNHLLQKIRGFTRSIVEDLSHGRALVIYINRFRNYCTDISENCYCSRDSVKGVEILTLQRECHARRLDILLRVLLIVQQLLQENRHGSKRDIYYMHPSVFQEQSVVDRAINDICILLQCSRHNLNVVSVSKGLVMGWLRFSEADTIFNCINHPDTAHSIPVFVEEVKDIISVADYILVVEKESVFQRLANDCYCKNNRCIVITGRGYPDIPTRRFLRLLIERLHLPTYCLVDCDPYGFDILTTYRFGSMQMAYDAKIMKLPEIKWLGVLPSDAETFNVPQQCLLPMTTEDKIKTEAILNRCYLQREVPQWRLELQLLLQSGVKFETEALSVHSLDFLSKQYLPSKIQGMLLESPLQLRVLCDEDV; encoded by the exons ATGGAGAGAAAACATTCAAATTCACGGTCCAACCACTTGCTACAGAAGATAAGAG GTTTCACGCGTTCAATTGTCGAAGATCTCTCCCACGGTCGTGCTTTGGTGATTTACATCAATCGTTTCCGCAATTACTGCACTGATATTTCTGAAAACTG CTATTGCAGCCGTGATTCTGTTAAGGGAGTGGAGATTCTCACACTGCAACGGGAATGCCATGCGCGTAGGTTGG acATTTTATTGCGAGTACTACTTATAGTTCAACAACTTTTACAAGAGAATAGGCACGGGTCAAAGAGAGACATTTATTACATGCATCCTTCAGTGTTTCAAG AACAATCGGTTGTAGACCGCGCCATCAATGACATCTGCATACTTCTTCAGTGCAGTCGTCACAACCTAAATGTT GTGTCTGTCTCAAAAGG ATTAGTGATGGGATGGTTGAGATTCTCAGAAGCTGACACGATATTCAACTGCATAAACCACCCTGATACC GCGCACTCTATTCCAGTATTTGTAGAAGAAGTGAAAG ATATTATCAGTGTTGCAGACTACATACTAGTTGTGGAGAAGGAATCAG TATTTCAACGACTAGCAAATGATTGTTATTGCAAGAATAATCGTTGCATTGTCATCACA GGCAGAGGTTATCCAGATATTCCAACAAGGCG ATTCTTACGGTTACTAATCGAACGACTGCACTTGCCAACCTACTGTTTGGTTGACTGTGATCCATATGGCTTTGACATTTTGACCACATACCGATTCGGCTCAATG CAAATGGCATATGATGCAAAAATAATGAAGCTTCCGGAGATAAAATGGCTTGGAGTATTACCTTCAGATGCTGAAACATTTAACGTTCCACAACAGTGTCTCCTTCCTATGACAACCGAAG ATAAGATCAAAACGGAGGCGATTTTAAATCGATGCTATTTACAGAGAGAAGTACCACAGTGGAG GTTGGAACTACAGTTACTGCTGCAAAGTGGAGTGAAGTTTGAGACTGAAGCATTGTCGGTGCACTCGCTTGACTTTTTGTCTAAACAATATCTACCGTCTAAGATTCAAG GAATGCTCCTTGAGAGTCCACTCCAATTGCGGGTGCTGTGTGATGAAGACGTATGA